In Tribolium castaneum strain GA2 chromosome 4, icTriCast1.1, whole genome shotgun sequence, one DNA window encodes the following:
- the LOC658268 gene encoding fatty acid-binding protein, with product MVQIAGTYQLEKNEKFAEYLMALGIPEDKAKLADSLKPKLQVVVDGKKISLNSDSGVENASSTLILGEEVDEPMPNNFTLKSTAKLEGDTLTITSKAPSGKVGSRVYKFSDSGLVVTLNADASAPAGKRHYKRV from the exons ATGGTTCAAATCGCCGGTACCTACCAACTCGAAAAGAACGAAAAGTTCGCCGAATATTTGATGGCTTTGG GCATTCCCGAAGACAAAGCCAAACTAGCTGACTCGCTCAAACCCAAACTTCAAGTGGTCGTTGATGGGAAGAAAATTTCATTGAACAGCGACTCCGGAGTCGAGAATGCCTCGTCGACTCTTATATTGGGCGAGGAAGTAGACGAACCGATGCCTAATAACTTTACCCTCAAA AGCACGGCCAAGCTGGAAGGAGACACCTTGACAATCACCTCCAAAGCTCCCAGCGGCAAAGTTGGCAGCAGGGTCTACAAATTCTCCGACAGCGGACTCGTTGTg ACTTTGAACGCCGACGCCTCGGCTCCCGCTGGAAAGAGGCACTACAAGAGAGTTTAA